A DNA window from candidate division WOR-3 bacterium contains the following coding sequences:
- a CDS encoding DNRLRE domain-containing protein, translated as MTILCRTITKKGKDQIFFILTFFSLFLFSCNKNPLGYDELERNISNPVSFEFNPVSRYCYGKYIPLGNADLLVLGRNSEYESRILIQFPLTESLIRNVSSAKLYLYPKRHKNINFSIYPISKQTEWKENYATWKQSDENNTPWNGGYFYPTVLANGTLTSDSCIIELNRNLLDTLVNHSYGFIIIPDTNTNDFATIYSRHTSKSPKLVLNYSNSTTRLTPSQDCHIIDTLNLSITYVDQWVGSGFPFRTLLRFALDTIPNNVTITTAELILNIDQKYALSDTFEVGVWRILEPVTPSNFKNAKFSSTHSAKKTFVITNDSIKIDIRPLVQQWATKPDSNFGCLISILPEHFEIARLQLKVDTTYGPRLKVGYIEPPQGRF; from the coding sequence ATGACTATACTGTGCAGAACTATAACTAAAAAAGGCAAAGACCAAATTTTCTTCATCCTAACTTTTTTCTCTCTATTTTTGTTCTCCTGCAATAAAAATCCTTTAGGATATGATGAATTAGAAAGAAATATCTCAAATCCTGTATCATTTGAATTTAATCCTGTAAGCCGTTATTGTTATGGCAAATACATTCCTTTAGGTAATGCTGACCTATTAGTATTAGGAAGAAATTCTGAATATGAATCGCGTATCTTAATCCAATTTCCATTAACCGAATCGCTTATTAGAAATGTCAGTTCGGCAAAACTATATTTATATCCTAAACGACATAAAAATATTAATTTCTCAATTTATCCTATCAGTAAACAAACTGAATGGAAAGAAAACTATGCCACTTGGAAGCAATCGGATGAAAACAACACACCTTGGAACGGTGGCTACTTTTATCCAACGGTGTTGGCAAATGGCACTTTAACCTCTGACAGTTGCATTATTGAACTTAACCGTAATTTACTTGATACATTAGTAAATCATTCTTATGGCTTTATCATTATTCCAGATACAAACACAAACGATTTTGCGACAATATATTCCCGTCATACTTCGAAATCACCAAAATTAGTCCTCAATTATAGTAATTCAACTACAAGGCTTACACCGTCGCAAGATTGCCATATTATCGACACCTTGAACTTATCTATAACTTATGTTGACCAATGGGTTGGTTCAGGTTTTCCTTTCCGCACTCTTTTGCGGTTTGCTTTAGATACGATTCCTAACAATGTAACCATAACTACTGCTGAATTAATATTAAATATTGACCAAAAGTATGCTTTATCTGACACCTTTGAAGTCGGCGTCTGGCGGATTTTAGAACCTGTAACACCATCAAATTTTAAAAACGCTAAATTCTCATCAACTCATTCTGCTAAAAAAACCTTTGTGATAACAAATGACTCAATAAAAATTGATATCAGACCCTTAGTTCAACAATGGGCGACGAAACCAGATTCTAATTTTGGTTGTCTTATTTCTATTTTGCCTGAACATTTTGAGATTGCTCGGTTACAATTAAAAGTTGACACGACTTACGGTCCTCGCTTAAAAGTTGGCTATATTGAACCACCTCAAGGAAGATTCTAA
- the plsX gene encoding phosphate acyltransferase PlsX, with protein sequence MRIALDTMGSDNAPLPELAGAKSALDELVDLEITLVGKKEILCQHQLPDDNNRWDIIDAEQVVGMNESPSSALKLKNNSSIAQAIKLHKENKVYAVVSAGNTGAIMAFAMTILGMIAGIDRPALAAIFPSLQGSSLIIDIGANINVKPINLYQFGVMGTIVAGYLFAKANPTVGLLNIGKEETKGTETLLSAYKILSQSELNFIGNIEGQDIFKGKCDVIVCDGFVGNILLKFGEGFVESIKNVLDELGAEYKLRKWLSKPMMGKFLNRLDYEEHGGALLLGINGTVVIAHGRSTEKALKNAIKTAYEAVQNKISEHIAKKFKS encoded by the coding sequence ATGCGAATTGCTTTAGATACAATGGGTAGTGATAATGCTCCCCTGCCCGAATTAGCCGGTGCTAAATCGGCGTTAGACGAATTAGTTGATTTAGAGATTACATTAGTAGGAAAAAAAGAAATATTATGCCAACATCAATTGCCAGATGATAATAACCGTTGGGATATAATTGATGCTGAACAAGTAGTTGGAATGAACGAATCGCCGAGTTCAGCCCTAAAACTTAAAAACAACTCGTCGATTGCACAAGCAATAAAGTTACATAAAGAAAATAAAGTTTACGCAGTTGTCAGTGCTGGCAATACTGGCGCGATAATGGCTTTCGCTATGACGATTCTGGGAATGATTGCTGGAATTGACCGACCAGCACTCGCTGCAATCTTTCCATCCCTTCAAGGTAGTTCTCTCATCATTGATATTGGCGCCAATATTAATGTTAAACCGATTAATCTTTATCAATTCGGTGTGATGGGGACCATCGTTGCCGGCTATCTATTTGCTAAGGCTAATCCCACTGTCGGTTTATTAAATATTGGTAAAGAAGAAACCAAAGGGACTGAAACTCTACTATCGGCTTATAAAATTCTTAGTCAAAGTGAACTAAATTTTATCGGTAATATTGAAGGGCAAGATATATTCAAAGGTAAGTGCGATGTTATCGTTTGCGATGGTTTTGTCGGTAACATTCTTTTGAAATTCGGTGAGGGATTTGTCGAATCAATAAAAAATGTGTTGGATGAACTGGGCGCTGAATACAAATTACGCAAATGGTTATCAAAACCAATGATGGGAAAATTTCTTAATCGATTGGACTATGAAGAACATGGAGGCGCATTGCTACTCGGTATTAATGGGACAGTTGTCATTGCTCATGGCCGTTCTACAGAAAAAGCATTAAAAAATGCGATAAAAACTGCTTATGAGGCAGTTCAAAATAAAATATCTGAACATATTGCAAAAAAATTTAAATCATGA
- the rpmF gene encoding 50S ribosomal protein L32, whose product MPLPKRRHSKQRGRKRRTHWKLDEPNLIPCPHCHELKLPHRVCPNCGYYAGKEVLFIEKKSKK is encoded by the coding sequence ATGCCTTTACCAAAACGAAGACACTCAAAACAACGAGGTCGCAAAAGACGAACTCATTGGAAACTTGACGAACCCAATCTAATACCTTGTCCGCATTGTCACGAACTAAAACTACCCCATCGGGTATGTCCTAATTGTGGATACTATGCTGGCAAGGAAGTTTTATTTATTGAGAAAAAATCGAAAAAGTGA